One segment of Toxoplasma gondii ME49 chromosome VI, whole genome shotgun sequence DNA contains the following:
- the RPL24 gene encoding ribosomal protein RPL24 (encoded by transcript TGME49_244320), translating into MLRFPPPPPPPSFLSLKLKERETAAFLGCAARVTFRSSFMPCLSFSLVQTFGRFSVSPDRKHGVLYSLGKYAQSEQPAAPCNDSPRSPFLSWLLAKSPGLRVWRKTTKISSVPPQVVSLRFLRLYTLPATPGCTIKMSAVKTTIKTDMCSFSEYRIYPGRGQRFVAKDGKVHTFIHRKEASLFRQKIKPVKLHWTLVWRRMNKKGGKDAVNKRRSRKATKTVQKAIVGLSLEDIKRTRAQKPETKAKSATAVKDAKEKSKKSKAAGVRPQSGPAQKVQIPKQQKQATRGRK; encoded by the exons ATGCTGCGGTTCCccccgccccccccccccccttcTTTTTTGTCCCTCAAgttgaaagagagagaaacggctgCTTTCTTAGGCTGCGCTGCAAGGGTAACTTTTCGCAGCTCCTTCATGCCTTGCCTCAGCTTTTCACTGGTTCAAACTTTTGGAAGATTCTCGGTTTCTCCCGATCGAAAACACGGTGTTCTCTACAGCCTGGGGAAATACGCGCAATCTGAACAGCCCGCGGCGCCCTGCAACGATTCGCCCAgatctccttttctctct TGGCTACTCGCGAAAAGTCCAGGGCTTCGGGTCTGGAggaaaacaacaaaaatcTCTTCTGTCCCGCCGCAGgtcgtgtctcttcgcttccttcgcctgTACACGCTGCCCGCCACTCCTGGCTGTACGA TCAAAATGTCGGCGGTCAAAACCACCATCAAGACGGACATGTGCTCCTTCTCGGAGTACCGTATTTACCCTGGTCGCGGACAGCGCTTTGTGGCGAAGGACGGCAAGGTCCACACCTTCATCCACCGCAAGGAGGCCAGCCTCTTCCGACAGAAGATCAAGCCCGTGAAGCTCCACTGGACTCTC GTGTGGCGCCGCATGAACAAGAAGGGTGGAAAGGACGCAGTCAACAAGCGCCGCAGCAGAAAGGCTACCAAGACTGTTCAGAAGGCTATTGTCGGTCTGTCTCTGGAGGACATCAAACGCACCCGCGCTCAGAAGCCTGAGACAAAG GCGAAGAGTGCCACCGCCGTAAAGGATGCCaaggagaagtcgaagaagtcgaaggctGCCGGTGTTCGCCCTCAGAGCGGACCTGCCCAGAAGGTGCAGATcccgaagcagcagaagcaagCCACGCGGGGACGGAAATAg
- a CDS encoding hypothetical protein (encoded by transcript TGME49_244335~Signal peptide predicted by SignalP 2.0 HMM (probability 0.944) with cleavage site probability 0.893 at residue 25~Predicted trans-membrane domain (TMHMM2.0):6-26:376-399:473-496): MWCQGTILHTFLTAASIWLLVVALALDEDGDKCRGKVQTTPKGYEEGNSVNDCTLSGADDDVASQVAESTKGECENNGPGFAPEAEYELILTTREALAEYGVHVSSEGGQIIHLAYRDRIAIPLVPQLLHDSKTEYHDRELIRSGFIRDRQEVVLVRSRSLEQAVVCGTCFRGGRYSVVRLKSTKTDDEGRHVYTFEKLIHPRWRPHALSFSIAADLVVIRGNRQPRVGSRILMTCVRSGDMPILFTDFLWSTPHLARYRPGPFKEEVTIQDVEAFAGSIPHTIVLKATLSSSKSSDRVVHHLTENSSFLFFGTVPAPSPSLSAFVLGSLKTDSRGTVERCDSAGPVFLSSSYWREIRNLAPTTHELVVRRRKFCRWIAFGLTVAAALFGWLAFAGYARNTLEQMFAMRQAGFRNTFSSWIRQRYGIDRHVVATFANSVDPHNIGLAAFRVYQNNSRNLTPGDPANDIREGSIALLMRAIGASGLAAVAAVAATVLPFKLARKAHRFLKAKRLIRRGRQQVANSAQTTVDGMRDSERSNEQRKGFIFAVVS; this comes from the exons ATGTGGTGTCAAGGTACTATTTTGCATACTTTCCTGACCGCGGCTTCGATTTGGTTACTCGTCGTCGCGCTAGCTCTTGACGAAGATGGAGACAAATGCAGGGGCAAGGTACAGACGACTCCAAAGGGatacgaagaaggaaacagcgtTAACGACTGTACCCTGTCGGGTGCGGACGACGATGTGGCGTCCCAAGTCGCAGAATCTACGAAAGGAGAATGCGAAAACAACGGTCCCGGATTCGCGCCTGAGGCCGAGTATGAGTTGATACTCACGACACGAGAGGCTTTGGCTGAGTACGGAGTTCACGTTTCAAGTGAGGGTGGACAAATTATACATCTTGCTTATCGAGATCGCATTGCGATCCCCCTTGTACCCCAACTCCTGCACGATAGTAAGACCGAATACCACGACAGGGAGCTCATCAGGAGTGGCTTTATACGAGATCGGCAAGAAGTCGTCTTGGTCCGATCCAGAAGCTTGGAGCAAGCAGTCGTTTGCGGAACTTGCTTTCGTG GAGGACGATATAGCGTGGTTCGATTAAAGTCGACGAAaacagacgacgaaggacgTCACGTGTACACTTTCGAGAAGCTTATTCATCCTCGATGGCGACCACACGCGTTATCATTCTCTATTGCAGCTGATTTGGTGGTCATCAGAGGCAATAGGCAACCTCGTGTCGGCAGCCGCATCCTCATGACCTGTGTCCGAAGCGGAGACATGCCGATACTCTTTACCGATTTCCTGTGGTCAACACCACATTTAGCAA GGTACCGACCGGGTCCTTTCAAGGAGGAAGTTACGATCCAGGACGTTGAGGCATTTGCTGGCTCAATCCCACATACGATTGTACTGAAGGCTACGCTGAGTTCCTCGAAAAGCTCGGATCGTGTGGTCCATCATTTGACAGAGAACTCGAGCTTTTTATTTTTCGGAACGGTTCCCGCTCCTTCACCGTCCCTGAGCGCCTTTGTTCTCGGGTCTCTGAAGACAGACTCAAGAGGCACGGTGGAAAGATGTGACTCCGCCGGCCCGGTATTCCTATCATCTTCGTACTGGAGAGAGATCAGAAACCTAG CACCCACGACACATGAACTGGTAGTACGTCGGAGGAAGTTTTGTCGCTGGATTGCTTTTGGTTTAACCGTCGCAGCAGCTCTATTCGGCTGGCTGGCGTTCGCCGGCTATGCGCGAAATACGTTGGAACAAATGTTTGCCATGCGACAGGCAGGTTTCAGGAATACATTTTCAAGCTGGATCCGACAGAGGTATGGAATTGATCGGCACGTAGTGGCAACTTTCGCAAATAGTGTTGACCCTCACAATATAGGGTTGGCGGCTTTCCGTGTCTACCAAAATAACAGTCGTAACCTAACCCCTGGAGACCCGGCGAATGACATCCGCGAGGGCTCTATCGCTCTGCTCATGCGTGCAATTGGAGCGTCTGGCCTGGCAGCAGTAGCAGCAGTTGCTGCAACAGTTCTGCCGTTTAAGCTAGCTCGAAAGGCTCATCGATTTTTGAAGGCAAAACGGTTGATTCGCAGGGGTCGTCAGCAGGTCGCAAACAGTGCACAAACTACAGTAGACGGAATGCGGGATTCTGAACGATCAAacgaacagaggaaaggTTTCATCTTTGCAGTAGTATCttga